The following is a genomic window from Streptomyces sp. BHT-5-2.
CCTCCTGCCCGCCGCGCCGGCCCTCGCCGCCGCTATGTGGCCAGTGCTCCCCACCGTCCTGCTGGGGACGGTCTGCCTCTTTCTGATGATCGGCCTCAGTGTCGTGTTCCCCGGTCTGGGGACGTGGTGGACGGTCGGGGGGATCGTCGCGGTCACCGTGGCGGCGGCGTACGGAAGTCATGCCCGGCTCCAGCGGGAGCGGACTCTCTTTCAGGTACGACTCGTGGCCGACGCGGCGCAGCAGGTGGTGCTGAGTCCGATGCCGCGCCGCTTCGGGAACGTCGAGATCGAGTCGCTGTATCTCGCGGCCGCGGCGGAGGCCCGTATCGGCGGGGACTTCTACGAGGTCGTCGACACGCGATACGGGGTCAGGCTGCTCATCGGTGATGTGCGGGGAAAGGGCCTGCCGGCGGTCGGGGCGGCCGCGGCGATCGTCAACTCCTTCCGGGAGGCGGCCTACGGCGAGGCCGACTTGGTCAGCGTCGCGCGCCGGCTGGATGCCAGCAGCGCCCGTTACAACGCCGCCTTTCCCCCCGAGGGGCCGATGGAGCGCTTCGCCACCGCCCTCCTTGTCGAGATGCCGCACGGGGGCACGCACATCGACATCCTCAACTGCGGACACCCCGCTCCGCTGCTCCTGAGCCAAGGGGAACTCCGTGCTCTCGAGCCCACCGCCCCCTCCCCGCTGCTCAACCTCGCGGGGCTGATCGGCGATCACTACACCGTCGACGCCTTCGACTTCGGCCCCGGCGACCTGCTGCTTCTCTACACCGACGGGATCACCGAGGCCCGCGCCCGCGACGGTGAGTTCTTCCCGCTGGCGGCCTGGATGCGCCGGCAGCCCCCGCTACCGCCCCACGAACTGCTCAACGCTCTTCACCACGACCTCCTCCACTACAGCGCAGGACGCCTTGACGACGACATCGCCGCCCTTGCCGTGCGCCTGTGCGAGCCCCCGGAGTAGACCCGCCCCAGGTTGCGGTCATGTGATGCCTCCGGCCGGCGTTCCGCGGTGCCCCGAGAGCATCGTCGTCGGACCAGACCTGCGGCCGTACCGCGCGGCCCCGTCCCCCGGAGCCGATGAGCAGCATGCCGCTGCCCGAGGGGCCAGTGGAGTCCGTCAAGTGACGGTAGATGGTGGAGAGTTGGGTGTCGGTGAGTGAGCGGCGCAGGTAGGCGGCCTTGTCCTTGTAGCGGCGGTTGATCACGTCGCCGGCCTCGCCGGTGCCCGCGGTCACGGCGGTGACGAGATCGTTCACCATGCCTTGGAGGTTCGGGATTGGGCCGGGCCGGTGGCGCCGGGGGAACGCAGCAAGCAGCGGGTGACGATGCCGAAGTTGCCGCCGCCACCGCCGGTGTGTGCCCACCACAGGTCGCGGTGCGGGTCGCCGGGCTCGCGGGTGGCCACGACCGCACAGGCGGCGCCGTCTCGGTCGACGACCACCACCTCCACGCCGTACAGGTGGTCCACGACCGAGCCGTACCGGCGGGAGAGGGGCCCGTACCCGCCACCGGCGAAGTGTCCGCCCGCGCCCGCCTCACGGCCTGCCCT
Proteins encoded in this region:
- a CDS encoding PP2C family protein-serine/threonine phosphatase — protein: MRLSPVALTIVIASLAYTTPPDMAFSRLLPAAPALAAAMWPVLPTVLLGTVCLFLMIGLSVVFPGLGTWWTVGGIVAVTVAAAYGSHARLQRERTLFQVRLVADAAQQVVLSPMPRRFGNVEIESLYLAAAAEARIGGDFYEVVDTRYGVRLLIGDVRGKGLPAVGAAAAIVNSFREAAYGEADLVSVARRLDASSARYNAAFPPEGPMERFATALLVEMPHGGTHIDILNCGHPAPLLLSQGELRALEPTAPSPLLNLAGLIGDHYTVDAFDFGPGDLLLLYTDGITEARARDGEFFPLAAWMRRQPPLPPHELLNALHHDLLHYSAGRLDDDIAALAVRLCEPPE